GGCCCTCTTTTGCTTGATGGTAGGCTACGCCCAGGGACTCTCTACTCTGGTGGGGGACTATCTTAAGGAGTCGGGGCATTGCTTTGCTTGGACACTCTTCATTTATATCGTAACTTATTCATCGGACTTGATATCACTTGCCAAGTTCAATCAATAGGAAATCTCTCAAGGGGTGACAAGGCAGCTCAGAGGCCGCTATCGCGACCTTTTTCGGTAGTATTTTTCTGAAAACATCAACTGAAAACTTGCGATACTCCTACAGAGTCGCTTCGCGAACGCTAAAAGATGTAAAGTGATCTGGTAGAGACCACCAAAAATTCAAATGTTCCCTGAATTATACCAGAAAATACTCAAAGCCCATTTTAGTCTTAGATAGAAGCTAATAGAAAGAAATGTGATAATGTTAAGCCTAGTGTGGGGGAGTTATACCCTACTAGTATATTGGGAACTGTTGAGTAAAAAAGGAAGCAGTAGTCTACCAGCAGAAGTGTTGAATGTTAGCTTAATCTCGAAAGAAAGAGGATAGAATGTGGCATTCTATCCTCAAAGATAGGAAAAAACAATCCAACTGGTAGTCTCATTAGTCAGGGTAATCCCACAGAGCTTCTCATCTGTTTTGGACAATCTCATGGTGGAAAATTCACCGATCATGTCCATGGGGAATAAAAACAATGTTCAAAAATCGTAAAACTGGAGGCTATAATCTGGAACATACGAGAGTTCATGACCAACGGTTATTAGCCACAATTTTAGTAATAGTTATTACTATGTCTCAGTTTTAGCCATTGAGCTTCTATCTTAATTTTCGGAAAATGACAGAAAAGGAAGTATGCTCTGATTGTTGCTTATAATATAGATAACTGGCTGTAGCAAGAAATGGAGATTTTAGATAAATTACATGGCTTAAGTCTTGTCAAACTTACTCACTTAGAAGATTATATCCATCAATCATTAAATCAAGAAACTAGCAATCCATTAAAAGCATCGTAGATTACACTAAAAGATGAAAGAATGTCCCGTTTGTCAAGCACCTCTTAAACCCTGGCGATCGCCAAGTCTATTATACTGCGAACAGTGCGATATCTGGGTTTCTGATTTCAACGCTGATGTCACACAGCACTCAGAAACCATTATTGAAGAAAATCGCGCCCAAGGATTAAAACAACTGCGCCTCAGTAATTTTAATACAATTCTTGACCTTTTGAAAACCCATGGCCCCTTAGGAAATCAGCATCTTTGTGATGTTGGATGTGCCTATGGATGGTTCCTGGAAGCAGCCACACAGCGGGGAATGGAAGCGGTAGGAATTGAACCGGAAGAATCGGTTGCTTTACAGGGAATTGCCGAAGGACACACCATTAAAATTGGCTATTTTCCCGACTGCTTAGAAGACTCAGCACGCTATGATATCATGTCCTTTAATGATTCCCTTGAACATTTACCTAATTTACCTGCTATTTTCCAAGCTTGTTATCATCACCTCAACCCTGGCGACAAACTGATCATTAACATCCCGAATAGTCAAGGGATCTTCTTCAAAATAGCTAAAAAACTAGCTCAAATCGGATATACTAACCCTTGGGATAGATTGTGGCAGAAACAATATCCATTTCCCCATCTGATTTATGTCAATCCCCAGAACTTAGAACACTATGTAACTCCCTATGGGTTTAAACTACTCCAGAGTCAAACTCTAGAAACTATTCAAATCAAGGGACTTTGGCAACGGTTACGTATGGATAAAAGCTCTGGGTGGCTGATGTCTGCTATACTCTATGTAGCGTTGGTTATCATCTACCCTCTCATTCATAAATGCCCCTCTGATATCCTCCTCCAAATTTATCAAAAAGATTCTTAGATGTTTATTCAACTTGATCCGAATTTTTTAGCCCAAATTGCCACAGATAATGACCGTATTCCCACCCTCTACTATTCTAAAATAACTTTAGTCAGAGCCGTCTTCTGGATGCGGCTCAGATTAATATACTCACTCTTGCAAAATATTCATGTTAAACGAGAAACTTGTCTGGATTTTGGCGGGGGTGGAGGCATTTTCTTGCCGACATTAGCCGAAGCGTTTGATCGCGTCTTTTTCCTCGATCTCGAAGATCGGGAAGCCCATCAAGTCATCGATCGCTATAACTTGCCCAATATTGAGATTATCAAGCAAGATGTCAGTCAAGTCAACCTGCCGGCCCAATCCTTCGATGCCATTATTGCAGCAGATGTTCTCGAACACTTCCAAGACTTATCCCTGCCCACAAATCCGATAAAATCCTGGCTCAAACCCACGGGTGTTTTAATCACCTCTTTGCCCACCGAAAACTGGATTTATCAAGGATTACGAACCGTCTTTAATATTGAAAAGCCCCTCGATCATTATCATACCGGATACGAAGTCGAAGCCTATCTCGAATCTCAAGGATTTCGCCCCATTCGCCGTCAATTTGTGCCTCTCGTGTGGAATCTCTTTCCCCTATTTTTAATTACGGTTTGGCAATTGAGAAACTCTTGATTCTAAAATATAGAT
The sequence above is a segment of the Roseofilum reptotaenium CS-1145 genome. Coding sequences within it:
- a CDS encoding class I SAM-dependent methyltransferase yields the protein MKECPVCQAPLKPWRSPSLLYCEQCDIWVSDFNADVTQHSETIIEENRAQGLKQLRLSNFNTILDLLKTHGPLGNQHLCDVGCAYGWFLEAATQRGMEAVGIEPEESVALQGIAEGHTIKIGYFPDCLEDSARYDIMSFNDSLEHLPNLPAIFQACYHHLNPGDKLIINIPNSQGIFFKIAKKLAQIGYTNPWDRLWQKQYPFPHLIYVNPQNLEHYVTPYGFKLLQSQTLETIQIKGLWQRLRMDKSSGWLMSAILYVALVIIYPLIHKCPSDILLQIYQKDS
- a CDS encoding class I SAM-dependent methyltransferase, whose amino-acid sequence is MFIQLDPNFLAQIATDNDRIPTLYYSKITLVRAVFWMRLRLIYSLLQNIHVKRETCLDFGGGGGIFLPTLAEAFDRVFFLDLEDREAHQVIDRYNLPNIEIIKQDVSQVNLPAQSFDAIIAADVLEHFQDLSLPTNPIKSWLKPTGVLITSLPTENWIYQGLRTVFNIEKPLDHYHTGYEVEAYLESQGFRPIRRQFVPLVWNLFPLFLITVWQLRNS